In the genome of Loxodonta africana isolate mLoxAfr1 chromosome 16, mLoxAfr1.hap2, whole genome shotgun sequence, one region contains:
- the PLAU gene encoding urokinase-type plasminogen activator yields MRVQVACLLLCFLLVCDSKGSRELHRGSGASNCSCLNGGTCVSYKYFSNIQRCNCPKKFQGEHCEIDTSKTCYQGNGHSYRGKANMDTEGRPCLAWNSASVLQKKYNAHRSDALQLGLGKHNYCRNPDHQKWPWCYVQVGLKQLVQECRVYDCSLGKKPFSPPETSEFQCGQKAVRPRFKIVGGEFTTIENQPWFAAIYRRHRGGSVTFVCGGSLISPCWVVSATHCFINYQKKAEDYIVYLGRSRLNSNTSGEMKFEVEKLIFHEGYSTETLAHHNDIALLKIRSDTGQCAQPSRTIQTICLPPQYDDVRFGASCEITGFGKESSTGYVYAEQLKMTVVKLVSHEQCQQPHYYGSEVTHKMLCAADPQWKTDSCQGDSGGPLVCSNEGRLTLAGIVSWGRDCALKNKPGVYTRVSQFLPWIYAHIGEEENGLTL; encoded by the exons ATGAGAGTTCAAGTGGCGTGCCTCCTTCTCTGTTTCCTGCTCGTTTGCGACTCCAAA GGCAGCCGAGAACTGCATCGAGGGTCTGGTGCAT CGAACTGCAGCTGTCTGAACGGAGGAACATGTGTGTCTTACAAGTACTTCTCCAACATTCAGCGATGCAACTGCCCAAAGAAATTCCAAGGGGAACACTGTGAGATAG ATACTTCAAAAACCTGCTACCAAGGGAATGGTCACTCTTATCGAGGGAAGGCCAACATGGACACTGAGGGCCGGCCCTGCCTGGCCTGGAACTCTGCCTCTGTCCTTCAGAAAAAGTACAATGCCCACAGATCTGACGCCCTTCAGCTGGGCCTGGGGAAACATAATTATTGCAG AAATCCAGACCATCAGAAGTGGCCTTGGTGCTATGTGCAGGTTGGCCTAAAGCAGCTTGTCCAAGAGTGCCGGGTGTATGACTGTTCTTTGG GGAAAAAGCCCTTCTCTCCTCCAGAAACATCAGAGTTTCAGTGTGGCCAGAAGGCCGTGAGGCCCCGCTTTAAGATTGTTGGGGGAGAATTCACAACTATTGAGAACCAGCCCTGGTTTGCGGCCATCTACAGGAGGCACCGGGGAGGCTCAGTCACCTTTGTGTGTGGCGGCAGCCTCATCAGTCCTTGCTGGGTGGTCAGCGCCACACACTGCTTCAT TAATTACCAGAAAAAGGCGGAGGACTACATCGTCTACCTGGGTCGGTCAAGGCTTAACTCTAATACGTCTGGGGAGATGAAGTTTGAGGTGGAAAAGCTGATCTTTCATGAGGGCTATAGTACGGAAACACTTGCTCACCACAACGATATTG CCTTGCTGAAGATCCGTTCTGACACGGGCCAGTGTGCGCAGCCATCCCGGACCATACAGACCATCTGCCtgcccccacagtatgacgatGTCCGTTTTGGTGCAAGCTGTGAGATCACTGGCTTTGGAAAAGAGAGTTCCA CTGGCTATGTCTATGCGGAGCAGCTGAAAATGACTGTTGTGAAGCTGGTTTCCCACGAGCAGTGTCAGCAGCCCCACTACTATGGCTCCGAAGTCACCCACAAAATGCTGTGTGCTGCTGACCCACAGTGGAAAACAGATTCCTGCCAG GGGGACTCGGGTGGGCCCCTGGTCTGCTCCAATGAAGGCCGCCTGACACTGGCTGGGATAGTGAGCTGGGGTCGTGACTGTGCCTTGAAGAACAAGCCAGGCGTCTATACAAGGGTCTCACAATTCCTGCCCTGGATCTACGCTCACATCGGGGAAGAGGAGAATGGCCTAACCCTCTGA